CTGGACTAGATGGGCGACAGCGGCTTTTCTGATCGTCATAAGTGCGTTCGTACTGATGGTGTTTAAACCTTCACTCCCGACGCTCTAGCGCCTTTCTCGTACATCACAGCAGAGGGCGACGACGCGCACAAATGGAAGGTGAGCCAAGATTTTCACTGCTCAGGTTTGGCGTCGCAAGTGCGGCATGGCCATTCGCTCCACAGCCGATCGCGGGTGCGACGCTCTTACTCTTCGTAATCTCTGATGCAGGAGCTCAATCACCCGCTAGATTCTCGAGGTCCTTACGCGCGAGGCGGCTCGCGCACGATCTCCAGGATACCCAAATATGTCATTCGATTATCAGCCGACCCTGAAAGGCGCGCTCGTAGAACTGAGGCCCCTCGGCAGTCAAGACTACGAGGAGCTCCACGCAGCAGCTGCCGATCCACTCATCTGGGAACAACACCCGGTCCCCAATCGCCACGAAGAACCAGTCTTCAAGGCATTCTTCAGAGACTCCCTCGCATCCGGCGGTGCTCTGGTCGCCACCGACATCACTAGTCAGCGAATCATCGGGTCTTCGCGATTCCATGGCTACAATGAGGAACGGAGCGAGGTTGAAATCGGCTGGACATTCCTTTCGCGAGCTTACTGGGGCGGCATCTACAACCGTGAGATCAAACGACTCATGTTGGGACATGCTTTCCGTTTCGTTCACCGCGTTGTCTTTCTTGTTGGCCTCCAGAACGTCCGGTCACAGCGAGCCGTAGAAAGGATTGGTGCCACTCGAGCAGGTGCGAGACCTGACGACGGTGGTCATGAAAGCTATGTGTATCAAATCACTCCCGCAGCCTTCGAAGACCAGACTGGCTTCGAATTTCCTTGAGCCGCGCGAAGTCGGAACGCACGATAGGGAGCAATTCTGGTCAGACACCCGGAGCGTGCGCACCGTGAACGTACGATCACCTTCGTCGCCCCCACGATATCCCGGGAGGAACCGTCGGCTTTGATCCTGCGGAATCGGGGGAACGTGGCGGTTGGTGTGGGTCTGACTCGCCGTTGGGAATCCGCGGCCGACGATGCCACTGATTCCTCTAAAACCGACTCTGACTCTGTTTGGTGGTTGGCAGGGAGCATTGCATGCTTGTTTATATCTTTCGCGGTGGTCAGCTACCCTGACATGTAGATGTTGGACAACAGAGTGAGCAATCTGACCGGATAATTCGTCATAAACTGGTTCCATGCGTGAATAGGGTCAAGGTCGGACTACTGGTCGCCGGGATGCTCCTTGTGGCCGCCGCGGTCGGCGGACTGGTGGGCGCAGGGGCTGCCATCGCCCTGATAAAAACCTCCTACAACGGGCCGACCGAAGACAACCTCGCCACAGAGATCTTCGTTCATTCTAACATACTTGATGAGTCAGTGCGCCTGGGCGTGCGGATGCCGGACGAGTACGGATCAGACCCCGACCGACGCTTTCCCGTCCTCTGGGTGCTCGACGGCCCGTGGCAGGGCAGGCAGATAGCAGAGGCGACTCGTACTCTATCCACGGTCGGTGTTGCAGCGCCGGCGATCGTGGTCGAAGTCCCCCAGACCGGTGCCGGTCGCGTCGACGACTTCACTCCTCCCCGCGAGCTGATGTCGACGGCCGGTGGACTTGGAGATCGCTTCCTTGCATTCATCGAACAGGAGGCGATCCCTGCCGTCGGATCTCAACTCCGGGTAGATTCAACCCGCATTCTGATCGGACACTCTCGTGGCGGACTCTTCGCCATCTATGCGCTCATCGAAAGGCCCAACCTCTTCGACGGCTACTTCGTGTTCAGTCCGTCGGCATGGGTGGGAAATCGGGCGATCGTTCCGGC
This portion of the Rhodothermales bacterium genome encodes:
- a CDS encoding GNAT family N-acetyltransferase, with translation MSFDYQPTLKGALVELRPLGSQDYEELHAAAADPLIWEQHPVPNRHEEPVFKAFFRDSLASGGALVATDITSQRIIGSSRFHGYNEERSEVEIGWTFLSRAYWGGIYNREIKRLMLGHAFRFVHRVVFLVGLQNVRSQRAVERIGATRAGARPDDGGHESYVYQITPAAFEDQTGFEFP
- a CDS encoding alpha/beta hydrolase, translating into MNRVKVGLLVAGMLLVAAAVGGLVGAGAAIALIKTSYNGPTEDNLATEIFVHSNILDESVRLGVRMPDEYGSDPDRRFPVLWVLDGPWQGRQIAEATRTLSTVGVAAPAIVVEVPQTGAGRVDDFTPPRELMSTAGGLGDRFLAFIEQEAIPAVGSQLRVDSTRILIGHSRGGLFAIYALIERPNLFDGYFVFSPSAWVGNRAIVPALESRLSQPESLDTFLYLSLGEHEGNRMRDGFDAIRESLESAAPTGLVWHTDVVAGADHADTPVRSFPSAARRFWGK